In the genome of Nycticebus coucang isolate mNycCou1 chromosome 12, mNycCou1.pri, whole genome shotgun sequence, the window ataccaaaaccaggaaaagatgcaaacaaaaaggaaaatttcaaaccaatctcactcatgaatatagatgcaaaaattctcaacaaaatcctagccaatagattatagcttatcatcaaaaaagtcattcatcatgatcaagtaggcttcatcccagggatgcaaggctggtttaacataaacaagtccataaacgttatccaccatattaacagaggcaaaaataaagatcacatgacccgctcaatagacgcagaaaaagcattttatgaaatccagcatccttttttaattagaacactgaagagtataggcataggtggcacatttctaaaactgattgaagctatctatgacaaacccacagctaatattttagaggatggagtaaaactgaaagcttttcctcttagaactggaaccagacaaggttgtcctctatcacctttactattcaacatagtgctggaagttctagcccatacaattaggcaagacaaggaaataaagggaatccaaatgggagcagaggaggtcaaactctccctcttaggtgatgacatgatcttatacttagagaaccccaaagactcaatcacaagactcctagaagtcatcaaaaaatacagcaatgtttcaggatatataatcaatgtccacaagtcagtagccttcagtgaagatgagaagctaattaaggacacaactcccttcaccatagtttcaaagaaaatgaaatacctaggaatatacctaacgaaggaggtgaaggacctctataaagaaaattatgaaatcctcagaaaggaaatagcagaggatattaacaaatggaagaacataccatgctcatggctgggaagaatcaacattgttaaaatgtctatacttcccaaagcaatctacctattcaatgccattcctatcaaaataccaacatcgtattttcatgatttggagaaaatgattctgcgttttgtatggaaccggaaaaaaccccatatagctaaggcagtttttattaataaaaataaagctgggggcatcagcataccagattttagtctgtactacaaagccatagtgctcaagacagcagggtactggcagaaaagcagagacatagacacttggaatcgaattgaaaaccaagaaatgaaactaacatcttacaaccacctaatcttcgataaaccaaacaagaacataccttgggggaaagactccctatttaataaatggtgttgggagaactggatgtctacatgtaaaagactgaaactggacccacacctttccccactcacaaaaattgattcaaaatggacaaaggacttaaatttaaggcatgaaacaataaaaatcctccaagaaaagcataggaaaaacactggaagatattggcctggggaaagacttcatgaagaagactgccatggcaattgcaacaacaacaaaaataaacaaatgggacttcattaaactgaaaagcttctgtacagctaaggagacaataaccaaagcaaagagacaacctacacaatgggaaaggatatttgcatattttcaatcagacaaaagcttgataactaggatctatagagaactcaaattaatccacatgaaaaaagccaacaatcccatatatcaatgggcaagagacatgaatagaacctcctctaaggatgacagacgaatggctaacaaacacatgaaaaaatgttcatcatctctatatattagagaaattcaaatcaaaacaaccctgagatgtcatctagccccagtgagaatggcccacatcacaaaatctcaaaactgcagatgctggcgtggatgtggagagaagggaacacttttacactgctggggggactgcaaactagtacaacctttctggaaggaaatatggagaaacctcaaagcactcaagctagacctcccatttgatcctgcaatcccattactgagcatctacccagaaggtaaaaaatccttttattataaggacacttgtactagactgtttattgcagctcaattcaatcgccaaaatgtggaaacagcctaaatgcccaccaacccaggaatggattaacaagctgtggcatatgtacaccatggaatactattcagccattaaaaaaaatggagacttcacatccttcgtattaacctggatggaagtggaagacattattcttagtaaagcatcacaagaatggagaagtatgaatcctatgtactgaattttgatatgaggacaattaatgacaattaaggttatggggggggaggaaaagcagaaagagggatggagggaggggattggggccttggtgtgtgtcacactttatgggggcaagacatgattgcaagagggactttacctaacaatttcaatcagtgtaacctggcttattgtaccctcaatgaatccccaacaataaaaaaaaaatcaagaggaagaaaaaaagaaaacttttcttttgagtTGAGGTCTATAACATAACAGAATGTCCACTCCCACCAGACAGgatagtaaataaaaaagaaatacataaaagggTCTATCATTATTTGCAGATTACTTATTTATGTATGTTGCAATATTTAAAAGACACTGCAATTAAATCCTTACTGATTTGAATTAATTAGAAAATTTCATAGTAAGCAGTTACTAAATTTAGAAAGGTGCTAGACCAAATATCTATGTAAAGtgcatttaacattttatttatttattttatatttcagaatgttagggcATAcacactttgtttttgtacagattgagtccaACTTATacatgtaagtgtgcccttcacccacatAGTGTGCACTGTagccaataggtgtgaatttaccctcaTCCCCACCTCCACCTTGATTTTTCAGTGAGATTTATTTCCAtctgtgcacttaagtgttgattatTTAACTgaatatatgaaaattttatcatttcaacCTGTAGTCATTGTAAACTTATTGAGATAGAGACAACTTCTTTGAAATGCCATTGAGgattattttacttgtttatgaggtctgacaattaacttcgtgaacttgccaccatgggCTTTTGTTGGCAGTGATGTACAAagaactcagtaaggtttcataatgttGGTATATCAATGTCTCACGGCTGTGTTCGTGTTGAcctgtggcagtgtcttgctgagtgacattcattgttgctgttgagtgtttttgtgtgctgtgagAATATCAGAACTTGAatcagagcaatgaacaaacattaaatttcttgttaaacttggcaaagtggaagtgaaattggGACATTTTAGTCCAAGTTTTGGGGataatgctgtgaagaaaatTGCAATGTACCAATGGCAGATggattgaaaaattttttttgagacagagtctcactatgtcacctttggtagagtgctgtagtgtcacagttcacagcaacctccaactcttaggcttaagcgaatctcttgcttcagcctctcaaatagctgccacaacgcccagctatttttaggttatagttgtcattgctgtttggtgggcctgggctggattcaaacccaccagctctggtgtatgtggctggtgccctagctgctgagctacaggtgcctagcctaaatattttttttgaagggagagaaagcatcactgatgaataGAGGTCAGGGAGGATTGtgatgagcagaactgatgaaaacattgcaaaaatttatctAATTGTGCCTCAAAATTGTTGACTGACTATGAGAAACATAgcaaaccaagtaaacattgatagaaaaccaggaaaatcttaactgaaatcttggcatgagaaaggtgtggctcttgcattgCAACAATACACCAACTCAtgggcactgtctgtgagggaatttttagccagtaaagaaataactgtattagaacaccttccctactcacctgatctggaccCCAGTggcattttatttacaaaagataaaggaaatattgaaaggaagacattttgatgacattcaggacatcaagggtaatatgatgacagctgtgatggccattccagagagaagagttccaaaattgatggtggactaggcactggtgtggGTGCCCAGCTTCCCAAGGGGGAATTCTTGAAGATGACTgtagggatattcagcaatggggaatgtagcactttttctaggacaagttactgaacttaattgtcagaacttataTTTCTCAAGGTGTATGTAAAAGGAAGGATTCATCATAGGAGCAGTGGAAATAGTAAGCATTCGCATGCCTTTATTAGCAGCCAGTGATACATGAAGATTTCACATGAATGACAGTACAGCTGCCATAGTTTAACTTTGAGTTGCCGTCATTTGTATGCCTaatttaaatacatacaattgactttcactttttgcaatgttctaataatttcaaattttaaatagcCAGTGGTTATAGTtataatgaaagtataaaaactaATGCAGAtgtagagggactttacctaacaattgcaatcagtgtaacctggcttattgtaccctcattgaatccccaacaacaacaacaacaaaagaaataaaaaggtaaacaaaacaaaacaaaaacaaaacaaaacaaaactaatgcAGATGTAAATATATGACCATTTGCCCTTATAAATCGACCTTTTTAATGAACTTTTAGTATTTTTCACCTATTTTCTATTCAAATTGGTTTATTAGTCCTGTGTTTTTTAGAATATTCAAAATTGTAGGATTTTACATTCTataattatgtttcattttaaaaatataatcgtttgtcatcatttcttttttcattgacaTTAAAATATTGTCTTTTTAGGGTTTGTTGTTTGTgatgtttaaattttctttaatgtgATGATCACATATATCTACTAAAATATAAGCCATGAAAATATAGTATATTTATGGTTTTTCTAATTTATCCTCAGTGGCTGAAATAGTGTCTAGTATAAAAAAGGTTCTTCAAAGCTAGAATTGGAAAAGGCAATAGACACAATTATTCAATGCCAACTATATGGTAAACTCATCcattatgtttattttgttttgtgtttcatttgtttgcagttttgttaagattttttaatatgtaaagtcATTCTCTTGTTTCTAGACTagtattatgttttctttttgagaaatattATCCTGAAACTGCTTCCTTGCCAGGAAACAAATGATGTAAAAGCTTAAAGATATGTATTTTGGAATCAATGAATCATCcttttgtgaaaatttaaaattcttttacatTAGAAAATTCCCTTACTTCTTTAGGAGCAGTGAAATTCTTTTGATTGAGTCATTGAGGGCTTGTTTTACTTGCTTATTTCTCAAGGTGTAAATAAAGGGATTCAGCATTGGGGCGATGGAAGTAGTGAGGATTGTCACACCCTTGTTAATAGCCACTGATTCCTTTGCTGAGGGCTTAACATAGATGAAGATACAGCTTCCATAGGTGATGGAGACCACAATCATGTGAGAAGAACAGGTAGAAAATGCCTTTTTCCTTTGTTGGGCAGAAGGGAATAGTACAATGGTCTTAATGATGTATATgtaggataaaactacacaaactAGGGTCATGATAAAGGTCAGCACAGCACAGACTATGACCATCTGCTCTATGAGCCACGTTTCTGAGCATGAGATCTTTAGCAGGGGGGAAGCATCACAAACAAAGTGGTCAATAACATTAGAGTCACAGAATTCCAGATTCAGGCCCAGGCTAAGTGGTGGGAGAATGATCAACAAACCAGCTGTCCAGCAACAAAGAATTAATTTTCTACAGATTTGGTTGTTCATGATGGTCAAGTAATGCAGGGGTTTGCAGATGGCTACATATCGGTCATATGACATGATGGCAAGGAGAAAAAATTCTGTTACACCAAAAAGATCAGTGAAGAAAATTTGAATGGCACAATTGTTGTATGTAATGGTCTTGTCACCCGTCGATATGTTGTACAAGTATCTGGGAATACAAGCAGATGTAAATGAAATTtctaagaaagagaaattttgtaGGAAGAAGTACATGGCAGTTTTAAGGTGTGAATCCATGAAGGTGAGGAAGACGATTGTCAGGTTCCCAGTTACACTCAACATGTAGGTGAGAAGCAGAAAGATGAAAATCACAAGCTTTAATTGTGGATCATCAGTCAGTCCCAGCAGGATAAATGTTGTTATTGTATGGTTTCTCATCATTTGCTTCTTTTACTCAATCTGCATTTAAAATTCAGATATATTTGTGTAGAGTGGTAGTTAACAGAGGCAAagctatgcaaaaatattcacatgtgttttaaaactttgtttacaaaCATAATAAATACACTGGTAGCTTTAAGTTCTACAATTTGTTGCCATTtctgggaaaattaaaaaattagattatCCATACCATACTCCAAAGTATTAAGGATGCTACTTCATcacatatttttttcaacttaTATTTCTCTTTATCCATAccttggatttaattttttcaagCAGATTTGAATGCTAATACTTTGGAGTTCAAGTTCTTCCCTACTCACAGGTTGAATTCTAAAGTTAAATCTTAGACTTTATCGTCTTTGGGCagaggacaagatggctgactagagccagctttcaacagaagctcccatccaaagggaaggataatgaccagaaagtacccaattaagctgaagattgggaactgagctgagagagaagagtgataactgcacgccacctctgctgaggcaagctgcgactccaagaaagcaaatttcaggtacgaAACTCATCCCAAAGAAAAGCTGTCCATCCCCGCCCCCAAGAGAGTTTTTTTTCTCACTGTGGGTTTGCTACaggtgagcagtgaactgaggacctcttatCTCACCCTATGGGAGAGAGTTGCTGGAAGCGGGACTAATTCTCCAGAAGGACCCTGCTATGACCCTCagcactctcttgctaggcatgaaagttgaactaacattttccctgccattttgaacttccagtccacccttcccccctcacctgaTGGTCCAGAGGCCTGACTCCTGCAGAGACCAAAGTATCTGTGGTTCATTGCCAGGACCAGGCACTGTAAGGGCTGTGGTAGAAAAGCTGAACTGTAACAGTGAGCCCAGCAGTAGTGTAGACAGACAAAGGGGTGGGAGGCTGTTGGGTTTGGCTCTGTGAAAGTGCAAACCAGCTACAGGAGGAGGCTTGCGAGCCCAGCACCCTGTGTCCCACCCTGTCAGAACCTCCAAGCACCCCGTGCCCTGCCCTGCCAGAACCTCCGTGTGCCTGGCACCCATCCTGCCAGAGCCACCCCTCTCACCACCCTGCCAGAGCCTctgcagccctgccctgccctgccagagCCGCAGTTCCAGCCAACTCTCTGG includes:
- the LOC128562291 gene encoding olfactory receptor 6C2-like, with translation MRNHTITTFILLGLTDDPQLKLVIFIFLLLTYMLSVTGNLTIVFLTFMDSHLKTAMYFFLQNFSFLEISFTSACIPRYLYNISTGDKTITYNNCAIQIFFTDLFGVTEFFLLAIMSYDRYVAICKPLHYLTIMNNQICRKLILCCWTAGLLIILPPLSLGLNLEFCDSNVIDHFVCDASPLLKISCSETWLIEQMVIVCAVLTFIMTLVCVVLSYIYIIKTIVLFPSAQQRKKAFSTCSSHMIVVSITYGSCIFIYVKPSAKESVAINKGVTILTTSIAPMLNPFIYTLRNKQVKQALNDSIKRISLLLKK